One Legionella hackeliae DNA segment encodes these proteins:
- a CDS encoding PilW family protein, whose translation MITKHHGLSLIEIMLTLFLSSLILAALTGHYLTVKQQYNRMNALLDYALELDWVEDLLRDSIRRAGFTPCVGLNWLESIDARTKKRLLPVTISKNQELSVNRMSEHFNSVFTLTSNVLTIGKSNAYTAGENILIADCYHAEVKEIATIQRTNGNQTITLKTPLNFDYIKPVYLGEWIGERFFIQNNRLGKKAMYYQRDHAEELTSAVNHLSSTLTLNHGTALLQMSLTLSNGETVDVETNVRAF comes from the coding sequence GTGATAACAAAACATCACGGACTGAGCTTAATTGAAATTATGCTCACTCTTTTTCTAAGTAGCTTAATTTTAGCTGCACTCACAGGGCATTATTTAACGGTAAAACAACAATACAACCGGATGAACGCCCTATTGGATTATGCACTGGAGCTTGATTGGGTAGAGGATTTGCTCAGGGATAGCATCCGCCGTGCAGGATTTACGCCTTGTGTAGGCCTTAATTGGTTAGAAAGTATCGATGCACGCACCAAGAAAAGACTTCTTCCTGTAACCATAAGTAAAAACCAGGAACTGTCTGTCAATCGAATGAGTGAACATTTTAATTCAGTTTTCACGCTTACATCGAATGTTCTTACGATTGGCAAAAGCAATGCCTACACTGCGGGAGAGAACATACTCATCGCAGATTGCTATCACGCTGAAGTGAAGGAGATAGCCACTATTCAACGAACAAATGGCAACCAAACAATTACACTGAAAACCCCGCTAAATTTTGATTATATAAAACCTGTTTACTTGGGTGAGTGGATAGGGGAGCGGTTTTTTATTCAAAATAATAGGTTAGGCAAAAAGGCAATGTATTATCAAAGAGATCATGCGGAAGAGTTAACCTCAGCAGTCAACCATCTTTCTTCAACATTGACATTAAATCATGGGACTGCCTTGTTGCAAATGTCATTAACTTTAAGCAATGGTGAGACTGTCGATGTTGAAACAAACGTGCGGGCATTCTAG
- a CDS encoding class II glutamine amidotransferase: MCRILSYLGKPILVEELLYKPDNSFIKQSYHPKYMSHLLNLAGFGIAAWDNTSHNSRFPHVYKTPQLPFYDENLKNFSSKISPHCLLAHLRGVSYHDRQIISNQNVHPFVFPHSNVVLAHNGSLSNFAAMRYDLLEFVKPEYWKDITGTTDSEWIYAVFLSQLSTSVGNYETEEITKAVIETLKILQRVRAKRNIKINSPVNLFLSNGEFIAATRFVLDYGWYSEAQTEAHSGYHSLWYTYGDSYGFYDNEYKMKGGSVKSSIIIASEPLTEDTTTWLEVPEYTLVIASHVDNEIKIVSQDIDI, translated from the coding sequence ATGTGCAGAATATTATCTTATCTAGGAAAACCTATCTTAGTCGAAGAGCTACTTTATAAGCCTGATAACTCTTTTATCAAACAAAGTTATCACCCTAAATATATGTCCCATTTATTGAACTTGGCGGGTTTTGGCATTGCAGCCTGGGATAACACCTCGCATAACTCGCGATTTCCTCATGTCTATAAAACACCTCAGTTACCCTTTTACGATGAGAATTTAAAAAATTTTTCTTCAAAAATCTCTCCGCATTGTCTTCTTGCTCATTTAAGGGGAGTTTCTTATCACGACAGACAAATTATTTCGAATCAAAATGTTCATCCATTCGTGTTTCCTCACTCGAATGTTGTTTTAGCACATAATGGTTCGCTCAGTAATTTTGCGGCTATGCGTTATGATTTATTGGAATTTGTTAAACCAGAGTATTGGAAAGATATCACTGGTACAACAGACAGTGAATGGATTTATGCCGTCTTTTTATCCCAGCTTTCAACATCAGTAGGTAATTACGAAACTGAAGAAATTACCAAGGCAGTGATTGAAACATTAAAAATTCTACAGCGAGTTCGTGCAAAACGAAACATTAAAATTAACTCACCTGTTAATTTATTTCTATCCAATGGTGAATTTATCGCTGCCACTCGTTTTGTATTGGATTACGGTTGGTATTCAGAGGCACAAACCGAAGCCCATTCTGGTTATCATTCCCTGTGGTATACTTATGGCGATAGTTATGGCTTTTATGATAATGAATACAAAATGAAAGGAGGTTCTGTTAAATCCAGCATTATCATTGCCTCAGAACCATTAACGGAAGACACCACAACCTGGCTTGAAGTACCCGAATATACATTAGTTATTGCTAGCCATGTTGATAATGAAATTAAAATTGTTTCACAAGACATTGATATTTAA